ACTAAGTAACGTGTTTGTATATTACGACCTTGTCTCCCTATAAATCGTCCAACTATTCAATAGGTAATTGAACTGAGGCACGGGCAGGACCTCCGGAGGTTTTTTGAGTGGGCATCTGCTAAACGATATGAAGGGTGACTCGTTTGAGATAAGGGTGTGGGAGGGAGAGGATGAGGAGTTAGAATAGATGAAAATGATGTCTTGAATGTGGTTGGAAGAGGCGTGCAAGGCTCTACATAAACCAGAATCGGATGGACTAGCAGCTGCAATTATCAGTGCTTGGGTTTGTGGGGGCCACCCACCACACTCATGTCTAGTATGGGATTAGACTGTGGTACGACTACCTCTTCACTGGTCACTTGACGGGTTTCTCTATAGTGAACTGTTGTCTATGAGCTTCTGAGCCGCCATATTGCATCAACTAACAATGATAACGGCAGCAGGAGACAAACAATACACGAATAGTTTCCATCGACTGGACCACATGCGACTCAAAAGATGGTTACCTTCTGTCAGAATCATTAATTATACCAGCAGTCTTCTCTCTTCGCTTGACTTACCAGAGACTGACAACAACGCCAACGCCCTTCTCTTAAAAACTATACTACCACGAGGAAGCACGTGGTTAGTATACGGACTTAATCCTGAGTGTTTATTATTGTTACCACAATGACTGCTTCATTTTTATTAACACATATTAATGCGAATTAAGAGCCAGAAAATATCTTCTTGTGTTGTTCCCAATATTATTGGTACGATATAATTCCACTGAACTTCAATAACTCTTATTTGATCAGATTATGGAAGAATAGTTGCTTTGTTAACAGCACTATATTATAGTACTACTCCAACTATAGCAGCCCCACTCTATCTTATCAGTTTTTTTCTTGATGAATTTGATGGCTACGCAGCGAGAACAC
Above is a window of Gigantopelta aegis isolate Gae_Host unplaced genomic scaffold, Gae_host_genome ctg1945_pilon_pilon, whole genome shotgun sequence DNA encoding:
- the LOC121391188 gene encoding uncharacterized protein LOC121391188 yields the protein YGRIVALLTALYYSTTPTIAAPLYLISFFLDEFDGYAARTLNQTPIFVLKQIINVIQLLVAAIKIVEVDQKKRD